The Dioscorea cayenensis subsp. rotundata cultivar TDr96_F1 unplaced genomic scaffold, TDr96_F1_v2_PseudoChromosome.rev07_lg8_w22 25.fasta BLBR01002172.1, whole genome shotgun sequence nucleotide sequence gagagttagtccaatctcctagtataagagagagttctggtttttttcttgttattagagagagtttgtaactcctcGAATTTTCCCACTTAATAAATTCTTCTATCATTGCTcatggtttttaccctaattatttagagGTTTTCCACATAACATctttatgtcatttatttttcagcattattttcatttgttttgctacagtaataaTATATTCGGTTCTACATTTCCCAACATCTTTGGGGGTTAAAAgggtaattaaattatataatttttcattcgCCAACCAAACCTCAAAAAGGCACCAGCCTAATCttgctcttcatcttctttctcgtATGTCCATTCCGTGGGCTTCCTCCGCTCTTCTTCCCAAACGCGCTGCGTCTCCCACACTCCTTCCTCTCTTTGTTTCCCCCTTCCGAAACCCTAACCTCTCATGCTTCCTTCGCTTCTCTTCTTCCACTCCACACAATGCTCCCGAACAGCACGCccatggtgatgatgatgtccCGAAGCAGGTGATTTCAATCTCTTTGcctttttgatgatttttttacttttcatgaTTAGTTCATGCCCTTGCTTGTTTCCTtcgttttatgtttttttatttcaattatttccaTTTAGCTACATTTTTCcactaatttgttatttttatgtatattaaaGTTATGGTTTTTTTGGAGTCTGACAATCTTGATATTTCCCGAGTTGAATTCATTCATAAATTGTGCTTGTTGTTTGACACTGGCATGATGtcattcttgtttttgtttatatatcttttattccaGTTCTATCCGTTTAGTTGCATTTTTTCCTATGATGCCATgaaattatggttttttttttgggtggaaTCTATCTGTCTTTATGTCTCTTGAGTTGACTTCGTTCAGAATTTGTGCCTGCATTTTGATATTGCAATGTAGTGGAATACATGTGACAATGCCATGGTTGTATCTGTTTGTCTTTCTTCGTTTCAGTTCTTGCCATTTAGCCACATTTCTCccctgaatttttttattattaaattgatgGTTTTCTGGAATCTAACTGTCTTGATGTTTCTTGAGTTCAATCCATTCTTAGATTCTGCCTGTTGTTTGGTGCTGTCATGTACTGAAATGCATGCATTCTCTGTTTatgtttcttgttgtttcttCATTTCAGGTCTTTGCATTTGTCTGCATTTTTTTCcctgatatttatttatttattctcttaAATTTTTGCTGATTGAATCTAATCTTGATGttgcttgatttgattttcattcATAAAAATGCTGCTATATCATACTGCCATGTACTGTAATACATGTGATGCTTGCTTctgtttatatttctttttgttgactcatgtttttatgttttgcatttaggtacatttttttcttttcctgatTTTTGGCTCTTAGATTTATACCTTTTCAAACTAGCTGTGTTAATGTTCTTTCAGTTGCATTCATTCATAAAACGTGCCTACTGTATGATACTGCCATGTACTGAAATACATGCCATGCTTGTTTCAGTTTagatttcttcttgtttcttcaTTTCTGTTCTGTGTTTAGCTATGTGTTTCTTGTTGTGAATGcccttttgttttaaatttatgcaTTCAAAATCTAATTGTCTTGATGATTTTGGAGTTTAATTCATCCGTAAAATGTACCTGCTTTATGTTACTTCTTGGAGTGAATTACATTTCACCAAGGTTATGAAGAATTTGCGAAAGGTTTGGGTTGCATGGAAGACTAGTTTGGAATCTTGTTTGGTCACATTTGTTAGATGAGCTTTGTTCAACCTAAAAGCTAGATTTCCCAAGTCACAGTTCACTGCGTTTGATATCATTTTAAATGGGCTTACAATGTAAAAAGCTTAAGCTGATAAGAAGTTGGATCCAGATTCATATATGCATGTCAACATTTTCCTACTTAACTGATGTGAGACTATCATCCTTGATAACTTTAATATCTGCTTTGCTTGTTCTTTAgttatcatttttttgtttctctctctctctctctctctctctctctctctctccctctctagatatatatattgcttcCTGCCTTTGATACTTTGCacacactttttattttttgttcaagTGGTTATATCTATCATCCTTGATAACTTTAGTATCTGCTTTGCTTGTTCTATAGTTatcatatttctctctctctctctctctctctctctctctctctctgtctctctctctagatatatatattgcttcCTGCCTTTGATACTTTGCgcacactttttattttttgttcaagTGGTCTTTATTTGCTTGTTTAACAGGGTACTTTAAAATCTGGTTTATATCTTGTTGCAACACCAATTGGCAATCTAGAAGACATCACACTGCGGTATGTGATCTCTTAGCTTATGATCATGTTTTGGTAACTCATTAAGGGGAATGATATTTAAAGATGGATCCCCTCACAAAAGTGTATGCTATGTGAAACAGAATATAAGATAATGCTTTACCCTATGAATACTACATTTTGACTAAAGTATCAAAATCTTATTTCCCTTAAGTGGGTTTGATGCGTTCTTAATTTCTAATGTTGCTTTCTTCTGCATCATaatttttggtttctttatATCTAAGGAACAGCCTCAAAATCTTCTTTTGCATTTCCATGTCTATATTTGTACTTTGAGCGCATAATATTTGTATGCATCTTTTAACACTAAGAATTTACAATCATGAAACTTCATATTGACATTTAGCACATACTCATGTAACCATGCTTGATCTTCATTCAAAGATTAAGTATTTATGCTGTTGTTGAATTCATGATTATAAGTTTCTTCAGAAACTTGCATGacataaattttttgtttgcgGGGAAAAGATGCATGGGCGCACATGCTTGATATTCTGATTTCTAGGGCTAAGCTTTTTTCTTTGCTTATCTAAAGACTGTAAAAATCAAGCTCTCTTGTTctgcatatttattttatttatgcagTGCTCTGCGTGTTTTGAAATCTGCCGATGTGATCCTTTCAGAAGACACGAGACATTCTGGGAAGTTACTTCAGTACTATAACATTAAAACGCCTCTGGTAAGCAATTGCTCTTTTGccagatttttattttttccaagtgttcattatttaatatactATTGAAAAATGAAGTGCTAGAACAgttgtgtttcttatgttgttaGAATTGCAGGTTAGTTACCACAAATTCAATGAATCTCAGCGTGAAATGATGATACTACAAAAGCTACAACAAGGCCAGCTTGTTGCATTGATTAGTGATGCAGGCACTCCAGGAATTAGTGATCCAGGAATGGAACTGGTATGTAAGCTTTTTGACTAGTTTGGATTTAATAGGAGAATATTCTCAGCCATGGTAGATATTCCTTAAATTCCAGGCTTTGTTAGTGCCTCAAAGTTTAGGTTGAATGAATTACTTATCTGGTCCAAAGGCATTCAACAGTGTAGGTGTTTGGAAAGCAGATAGATATATGATCTCATATGTAGCCAGGAAAATGATATGTAGCCATATGTGGATAGTTCCTTTATTCCTTTAATattgttaaacaaaaataaaattctagttACCGAGAAAGTATATACAACCACATATCTGtggttgttttttattattcctAAATAtagcaaaattaaaataaaattttagaaatggaCCTTTTGATACATATTTCTTGGATATGAGATTCTTGATTATGTTGGATTTATGATGTGAGATTGTGTATTGACAATTTACTTTCATAACCACTTTaagaatttatattaataagaaGTTTGGTTTGTTATGTTGTGTTTTGCTGAAAGGAAGCCAAActcttttttagttttgattggTTTTAGGcgttttatttatctatttgaaTTAATAGCAACTGACCTCATAAGAATAACTCCAAACTTGAGTTATCTGCACCATGAGATTTAGAATTTTTCGACGAAATTGTGGCTGCAATTGTGATTCAGGCAAGGCTATGTGCCACTAACAACATACCTGTTGTTCCCATTCCTGGGCCATCTGCTGTGGTTGCTGCTCTATCTGCATCCGGATTATCTACGAGTGAATTTACCTTTGGTATCATACTTACAAAATTAATCACCATATATTATGGCAGTATGGTTCTATTATTGAGCTTCTCTGACTTTTGGTtttgaaataatgaaaaatagttGGCTTTCTTTCTAAACATGCTGGATCAAGAAGAGAAAGACTTGAAATTTCTTCAAATGAAAGTGCAACACAGATATTTTTTGTTCCCCCACATAAGCTTTGCCAGTTCCTTGAGGAGGCATCATCAATATTTGGAGAACCAAGGTTAGAGCACTAGTGATATGCAGCAGAATGGCTATATTTCTGAACATTGcagttattaaatatttttgactTCCTTGCTTGTTGGTTAGTTGGAGTATATTATTTTCTTGGTATTTGGGTATATTCCAATTTCTAGTTATTCAGGTGCTTTTCAAGGATAGTCCTATCCTTGTACTCAGCTTCTTGGAGCTAAGTGCTCAGATCAGTTTGATGGTTTTGTCTTGAATTAATGTGATGCAAAGTTTGCTGTAGCTGGAATGAAGATGCGCATGTATGATTGCTCGCTCCCTTAAAATTAACTGAATTATGATCCTGAATTATTTTCAAACTTAAATGTTACTAAGCCTGTATGTTACCAAGCTCCCATATGTTTAAAAGACTACTCAATTGGGTTTCGAACCCAATTAAGTTTATCAGCTTCGGGTGGACAACACAATTTATTATTCTCCATCTTGCGAGCCCTGCTCACCTGCTAAAGCTTTATCTCTctccttatttat carries:
- the LOC120257545 gene encoding ribosomal RNA small subunit methyltransferase I-like translates to MSIPWASSALLPKRAASPTLLPLFVSPFRNPNLSCFLRFSSSTPHNAPEQHAHGDDDVPKQGTLKSGLYLVATPIGNLEDITLRALRVLKSADVILSEDTRHSGKLLQYYNIKTPLVSYHKFNESQREMMILQKLQQGQLVALISDAGTPGISDPGMELARLCATNNIPVVPIPGPSAVVAALSASGLSTSEFTFVGFLSKHAGSRRERLEISSNESATQIFFVPPHKLCQFLEEASSIFGEPRCCVIAREMTKIHEE